A single Streptomyces sp. Edi2 DNA region contains:
- a CDS encoding HAD family hydrolase, whose amino-acid sequence MRYDLVIFDNDGVLVDSEPIANRILAAYLSELGHPTTYEESVRDFMGGAKHRIHETVLDRSGRRLPAGFDEAFDARVFEEFRSRLEPVVGVVEVLDKLAADGVPYCVGSSGSHERIRVALRETGLFERFAEGQASGAGGAVGAGRIFSSEDVGRGKPTPDLFLHAAREMGVAPERCAVVEDSPLGVRAAIAAGMDVYGFTAMTPAAKLTEAGATTLFAHMAELPALLQ is encoded by the coding sequence GATCCTGGCCGCGTACCTCAGCGAGCTGGGCCATCCGACGACCTATGAAGAGTCAGTGCGTGACTTCATGGGCGGCGCGAAGCACCGCATTCACGAGACGGTGCTGGACCGGTCGGGAAGACGGCTGCCGGCCGGGTTCGACGAGGCCTTTGATGCGCGGGTCTTCGAGGAATTCCGCAGCCGGTTGGAGCCCGTGGTGGGCGTGGTCGAGGTGCTGGACAAGCTGGCCGCCGACGGGGTGCCGTACTGCGTCGGGTCGTCGGGGAGCCATGAGCGTATCCGGGTCGCGTTGAGGGAGACGGGGCTGTTCGAGCGCTTTGCCGAGGGGCAGGCCAGCGGTGCCGGTGGTGCCGTCGGTGCCGGGAGGATTTTCTCCTCGGAGGATGTGGGGCGGGGGAAGCCGACGCCGGATCTCTTTCTGCATGCGGCGCGGGAGATGGGGGTGGCACCGGAGCGGTGTGCAGTGGTCGAGGACAGTCCGCTGGGGGTGCGGGCCGCGATCGCCGCGGGGATGGACGTGTACGGCTTCACGGCGATGACGCCGGCGGCGAAGCTGACGGAGGCCGGGGCCACCACGCTGTTCGCCCACATGGCGGAGTTGCCGGCGCTGTTGCAGTAG
- a CDS encoding MFS transporter, with the protein MTAPRIPGAQLRHGRVSLALSFFVQGAVFALLVTRIPAIQERYGISDGLLPAFLAAVPVLAGVGSFVAEQVVKRVRAGRVLRCVQPVVCLALLAVGSVGSMAQAAVALAVFGLSVGALDASMNMLGVSLQRAYGRSIMLGFHAAYSLGGIVGASLAWAGAHWKLSLALLYGPVVAVLVPLALLVGRWFVDRDRRDPAEGGEGPGAAVAPVAMRVLLPLCLVMACAYIGDSTVSNWSAKYLQDVLGSSEQLATVPYNVYMVTTLLGRAVGDLGVRRFGAVAVVRTGTVVAAGGFAVVAAAPGAWAGMAGFTLLGFGLCVIVPQTFAAAGRYAGEQHGPGASDLAVARLNIFNYVGFLIGSPLVGALGDSWSYRGAMLVPMALVLVTLVYARSFGVPKARYGDGYERPRTADVG; encoded by the coding sequence ATGACGGCCCCTCGGATACCAGGAGCGCAGTTACGGCACGGCCGGGTCTCGCTCGCCCTCAGCTTCTTCGTCCAGGGGGCGGTCTTCGCTCTCCTCGTGACCCGCATCCCCGCGATCCAGGAGCGCTACGGGATTTCGGACGGCCTGCTGCCGGCCTTCCTTGCGGCCGTGCCGGTGCTCGCGGGCGTCGGCAGCTTCGTTGCCGAGCAGGTGGTGAAGCGGGTGCGGGCCGGCCGGGTCCTGCGGTGCGTGCAGCCCGTGGTGTGTCTGGCGCTGCTGGCGGTCGGGTCGGTCGGGTCGATGGCGCAGGCCGCCGTGGCGCTGGCGGTCTTCGGGTTGTCGGTGGGGGCGCTGGACGCCTCGATGAACATGCTCGGGGTGAGCCTGCAGCGGGCGTACGGGCGGAGCATCATGCTCGGGTTCCATGCGGCGTACAGCCTGGGCGGCATCGTGGGCGCCTCGCTGGCCTGGGCGGGTGCGCACTGGAAGCTGTCGCTTGCGCTGCTGTACGGGCCGGTGGTGGCTGTGCTGGTGCCGCTGGCGCTGCTCGTGGGCCGCTGGTTCGTGGACCGGGACCGCCGGGATCCGGCGGAGGGCGGGGAGGGGCCGGGGGCGGCCGTTGCGCCCGTTGCGATGCGGGTGTTGTTGCCGCTGTGTCTGGTGATGGCGTGTGCGTATATCGGGGACTCGACCGTCTCCAATTGGAGCGCCAAGTATCTGCAGGACGTACTGGGGAGCTCGGAGCAGCTGGCCACCGTCCCGTACAACGTCTATATGGTCACCACGCTGCTCGGGCGGGCGGTCGGGGATCTGGGTGTGCGGCGGTTCGGGGCGGTCGCGGTGGTGCGGACCGGGACGGTGGTCGCGGCGGGCGGTTTCGCGGTGGTGGCGGCGGCTCCGGGGGCCTGGGCCGGCATGGCGGGGTTCACCCTGCTGGGGTTCGGGCTGTGTGTGATCGTGCCCCAGACGTTCGCGGCGGCGGGGCGGTACGCCGGCGAGCAGCACGGCCCGGGGGCCTCGGACCTGGCCGTCGCGCGGCTGAACATTTTCAACTATGTGGGTTTTCTGATCGGCTCTCCGTTGGTCGGGGCGCTCGGTGATTCCTGGAGCTATCGGGGGGCGATGCTCGTACCGATGGCCCTGGTGCTGGTGACGTTGGTGTATGCCCGATCGTTCGGGGTGCCGAAGGCCCGATACGGTGACGGATATGAGCGGCCGCGCACAGCTGATGTGGGATGA
- a CDS encoding acetoin utilization protein AcuC encodes MSGRAQLMWDEAVTGYDFGSGHPMDPVRLALTMRLVEAYELDRGPLEVVAAKPAGDSTLRLVHREDYIAAVRRASVDPAAADLSYGLGTADDPAFAGMHEASALIAGQSVGAAEAVWRGDAAHAVNFAGGLHHAMPGGAAGFCIYNDAALAVARLLELGAERVAYVDVDVHHGDGVQVAFWEDPRVLTISLHEHPRTLFPQTGWPEETGGEGAEGSAVNVALPAGTGDEGWLRAFHAVVPELLGAFRPQVIVTQHGADTHFEDPLAHLAVSLDAQRAVAEACHDLVHRYADGRWVALGGGGYAVVDVVPRSWTHLAAIAADRPIEPTSMVPEAWRHEVFRRTRQLAPLRMTDGRTPQWRDFIDDGYDPADRLDQAVLATRRAVFPAHGLLP; translated from the coding sequence ATGAGCGGCCGCGCACAGCTGATGTGGGATGAGGCAGTAACGGGCTACGACTTCGGGTCCGGGCATCCGATGGATCCGGTCCGGCTCGCGCTGACCATGCGTTTGGTGGAGGCGTACGAGCTGGACCGCGGGCCGCTGGAGGTGGTCGCGGCCAAGCCTGCCGGGGACTCCACCCTGCGGCTGGTGCATCGCGAGGACTACATCGCAGCGGTCCGCAGAGCCTCGGTGGATCCCGCTGCCGCGGATCTCTCGTACGGGCTGGGGACGGCGGACGATCCGGCGTTCGCGGGGATGCACGAGGCGTCCGCGCTGATCGCCGGCCAGTCGGTGGGCGCGGCGGAGGCGGTCTGGCGCGGCGATGCGGCGCATGCGGTGAACTTCGCCGGCGGGCTGCACCATGCGATGCCGGGCGGGGCGGCCGGATTCTGTATCTACAACGACGCGGCGCTGGCGGTCGCCCGGCTGCTGGAGCTGGGCGCCGAGCGGGTCGCGTACGTCGATGTGGATGTGCACCACGGTGACGGGGTGCAGGTGGCCTTCTGGGAGGACCCGCGGGTCCTGACGATCTCGCTGCATGAACATCCGCGGACGCTCTTCCCGCAGACCGGCTGGCCGGAGGAGACCGGCGGCGAGGGCGCGGAGGGCAGCGCGGTGAATGTGGCGCTGCCGGCCGGGACCGGGGACGAGGGGTGGCTGCGGGCCTTTCACGCGGTGGTGCCGGAGCTGCTGGGGGCCTTCCGGCCGCAGGTGATCGTGACACAGCACGGGGCCGACACCCACTTCGAGGATCCGCTGGCGCACCTTGCGGTGAGCCTGGATGCTCAGCGCGCGGTGGCGGAGGCCTGTCACGACCTGGTGCACCGGTACGCGGACGGCCGCTGGGTCGCACTCGGCGGAGGCGGCTACGCGGTGGTGGACGTGGTGCCGCGCAGCTGGACGCATCTGGCCGCGATCGCGGCGGACCGGCCGATCGAGCCGACCTCCATGGTCCCGGAGGCGTGGCGGCACGAAGTGTTCCGCAGGACGCGGCAGTTGGCGCCGCTGCGGATGACGGACGGCCGTACGCCGCAGTGGCGGGACTTCATCGACGACGGCTATGACCCGGCCGACCGGCTGGACCAGGCGGTGCTGGCCACCCGCCGGGCGGTGTTCCCGGCGCACGGGCTGCTTCCGTAG